The following are from one region of the Pseudorasbora parva isolate DD20220531a chromosome 12, ASM2467924v1, whole genome shotgun sequence genome:
- the espl1 gene encoding separin isoform X2, whose product MKCLRTEEYFQQLSCVKDTVVLYNVLKKQVDDGLGPYGRTMCDRIIRACNQCLGSGDLDPAHQGQIVELVELAIQGFELLEESGMQSNPFYLEKIVFHILQKVCNLGAHGPACRLGQLMYKRLKRLSAETDDFHVLVRNYFAVLWNSLLSNRMSGSTLPPRDRLHCQLQALTFKLLEQESGSPGFPSKVPLFVEEAVADYERSCGCFTLDDVSFLTSELRELFFGPLFNPQDSKLTCSSLAVSCEVVFKVCKLLCKSQFSAEAVGLLRGSLKGVDGHVGLRSALSLADCAVQLQCALTSGGECSKAFTECARALRVLPRAMSGPESHALFEACQLVVWALEAGQCKGMDITTLLACFSFLEEYQELLFAQQKESFSQQVQYSLCFSFYQGFISAYDSLHASQVSAGDSLDRMLLYCQATAGRMLAELRTLCNDNFFLKAVCAVNNVVYELFNRKLYEGAFGLAVIVCQELCKDCPPSLPLDRVNRCFMLTVQCSRRGGQLERALDWIVRWIRVLGVHIFDNLAEPVSLWVKTKCDAARAGEDDMRLRTLREGLGEAFMDEEVLICLLEEELRVYKEQTGDTAQERYNTLCDLLDICHDETPHTLRRATYLCEMAQVVCYQDFSQQTDCSAVDFTHEAMRLLEAEPETAENADRLKDEKAHASLWLYICTLESNLQEAVDTEKRLRAVQEENKTELNMDPVPTNDLEYEDKQKSQESQLVYDGLRFNLLAHSKLSEPLDRCLSLWRSLSRGSVPAVRDPKLTAYSMTLMAALYTLMGKHLQALEAYKLAAALFHSLGDAQNTANAFCHSTRILLYLGSPQLAQVELQKAEQSLTSVKTSEGLVISMLAMLQKAQINYALGQVEHGVCCLMEVIKESAQHHSKSWYLLRARALQTASEYLSLDTQALDSQLRQNITQNGLKTSDTAQYEGLKLLCSLVMMLLGNGFYGAPGPNTDSRFVDQGDSVVFKWLLLSEVLVCSERMVILRSSSGAINEAKAQCLEALKLATKLQTLSHCAELLVLKAELELMKGATESSSLDLEQVRNLLDLCTDFGQGQQQKSEVKIKPRKGRPVAPSSSGHTLEDDDEEEDLSGILSSRALLKEPVEAMSRLGSQGASPPLKPKRQHGLSCLTHTETCSCPCCSELSVARVSIHWALLQAELQTDPEHSCRLRQSARKRCHSVTAKLQSSLEAIMCSKKSAALGLLQAEKGKVHLGVVLQLLRTGDKGKATVLWEEIEAGLEAVTHKGALKPELGPIRAALLGAKAVACCLTLAMKKQCIPEELFSSVWGWNPPKSKPQLKLKTESKHQSKSPISEIALPEADVKHHPDSKSGSADHDSRKTKEASVVSKKTKDLVPKITITKSSMVFKTPKATRTSRSKSVSTSTGVGDLRAFAFTNEVPEISVNFTPSVPTSASRHRITKSKAASKASFEIYKDSSPAEEKTVAVPAAPKRTKRSRFKVEFSDESDAEAAPPAVVEKSEKKQNACNSKTSRTLKPALNTTPSDAKVVIPTVEPEPLRRSRTTKKSTALASTSCLSSEEETAASSQTRTRRGRSKKSQSSEVTEGPEKMRMIKEDEDEVLLDVSLEELRGSDSEINDRGSPDADCEVLRRDLAADFGREGFRELRRTGQNGSGSHTTLPHASTPLDLSVEAVQLYLRSSWLLLHHFPPPSLYPHVCSLLAQSIGQTDPITTAMLHAQSLGVSTRHHMTRHVVSQFRKLKKSCNDVAEGLGALSLEETSGATQSQKLSALEKIFSFASSDPTQFPQTHCQQFTQQMKDLPAGITVCMLSLVGVYPDEIGSTILLTRLERGSTPITVRIPTANRERSVAMLLEEMDGVLKGQKEVSMVAEKSQWWEGRKSLDVRVEKMLEDMEEALGVWRTLLLPLTSDPELEVQVKCFQKALKGTKITQDILRVVLSASPLLSPPDVQCLAEGMGQQDKDFLRLLQCSVTKLRGREEPQGHTVLILDKYLQRLPWENIACLKFCSVTRMPSLHAVLGHSHLKGMDSSCVLSCGVNPKKVYYVLNPDGNLPDTENRFKEWFTGERAWQGVCGSAPDPDKLHEAVTTRDLYIYIGHGAGARFLDAQRVLKGPVRAVALLFGCSSAALSVLGHQEGTGIILSYLTAGCPLVLGNLWDVTDRDLDRFTSALLQSWLSSGSGSSLLKHLAQSRNATHLKHIIGAAPIAYGLPVHIH is encoded by the exons ATGAAGTGCCTGAGAACAGAGGAGTATTTCCAACAGTTATCTTGTGTAAAGGACACTGTTGTTCTTTACAACGTGCtcaag AAACAGGTGGATGATGGGCTTGGTCCTTATGGTCGCACAATGTGCGACCGTATCATCCGGGCATGCAACCAGTGCCTGGGCAGTGGTGATCTGGACCCTGCCCATCAGGGGCAGATAGTGGAGTTGGTGGAACTGGCCATCCAAGGGTTTGAATTGCTCGAAGAGTCTGGAATGCAGAGCAACCCATTTTATCTTGAGAAAATAGTCTTCCACATCCTACAGAAAGTCTGTAACCTTGGAGCTCACGGCCCTGCATGTCGATTGGGCCAACTCATGTATAAAAGACTGAAGCGTTTGTCTGCAGAG ACGGATGACTTCCATGTTTTGGTGCGGAATTACTTTGCAGTGCTGTGGAACAGTCTCCTGTCTAACAGAATGAGTGGTTCAACCCTCCCTCCACGGGACAGACTTCACTGTCAGCTACAAGCTTTAACCTTCAAACTCCTAGAACAGGAGTCCGGCTCACCCGGTTTCCCATCCAAAGTTCCTCTGTTTGTAGAAGAAGCGGTAGCGGACTATGAACGGTCGTGTGGGTGTTTTACTCTCGACGATGTGAGTTTTCTGACCTCTGAATTGCGAGAACTGTTCTTCGGCCCTTTATTCAATCCACAAGACTCTAAGCTGACCTGTTCTTCGCTGGCTGTGAGCTGTGAGGTGGTGTTTAAAGTGTGTAAACTGCTCTGTAAGAGTCAGTTTTCAGCCGAGGCTGTTGGACTTCTGCGCGGCTCTCTAAAGGGGGTCGATGGCCATGTTGGTTTGCGTTCAGCTCTGAGCCTCGCAGATTGTGCTGTGCAGCTGCAGTGTGCGTTAACCTCTGGAGGTGAATGCAGTAAGGCTTTCACTGAATGTGCACGTGCACTCAGGGTGCTGCCCCGTGCCATGTCGGGCCCTGAGTCTCATGCCCTATTTGAGGCTTGTCAGCTAGTAGTTTGGGCATTGGAAGCAGGTCAGTGTAAAGGGATGGATATAACCACATTGCTGGCTTGCTTTTCCTTTTTAGAAGAATATCAGGAGCTTCTGTTTGCACAGCAAAAG GAATCGTTTTCGCAGCAGGTGCAGTACTCCCTTTGCTTCAGCTTTTACCAGGGTTTCATTAGTGCATACGATAGTCTTCATGCATCTCAG GTGTCAGCAGGCGATTCTCTGGACAGGATGCTGTTGTACTGCCAGGCAACTGCAGGACGCATGCTTGCTGAACTGCGGACACTCTGCAATGACAACTTCTTTCTAAAAGCAG TGTGTGCGGTGAATAATGTGGTGTATGAGCTGTTTAACAGGAAGCTGTATGAGGGAGCCTTTGGCTTGGCTGTGATTGTGTGTCAGGAGCTGTGTAAGGACTGCCCACCTTCTCTTCCTCTGGATAGG GTAAATCGCTGTTTCATGCTGACGGTGCAGTGTAGCCGGCGTGGAGGTCAGCTTGAGCGAGCTCTAGACTGGATTGTGCGCTGGATTCGAGTTTTGGGAGTGCATATTTTTGATAATCTGGCAGAACCTGTGTCGCTCTGGGTCAAAACCAAGTGTGATGCTGCCCGAGCTGGAGAGGACGACATGCGCCTGAG GACTCTGAGAGAGGGGTTGGGAGAAGCATTCATGGATGAAGAAGTGCTGATATGTTTGTTAGAGGAGGAGTTGCGTGTTTATAAGGAGCAGACTGGAGATACAGCACAGGAGCGGTACAACACACTCTGTGACCTCTTAGATATATGCCATGATGAAACACCACACACATTGAGACGGGCTACTTATCTTTGTGAGATGGCACAGGTTGTGTGCTACCAGGACTTCAGCCAACAGACTGACTG CTCAGCGGTTGACTTTACCCATGAGGCTATGCGGTTGCTGGAGGCAGAGCCAGAGACAGCAGAGAATGCTGATAGGTTGAAGGATGAGAAGGCACACGCCTCCTTATGGCTCTACATCTGCACTCTTGAGTCCAACCTGCAGGAG GCTGTGGACACAGAGAAGCGATTGCGTGCAGTGCAGGAGGAGAATAAAACTGAGCTGAATATGGATCCTGTTCCCACTAATGATCTAGAGTACGAGGACAAACAGAAATCACAAGAGAGCCAGTTAGTCTATGATGGACTACGCTTCAATCTACTGGCTCACAGCA AGCTAAGTGAGCCTTTGGATAGATGTTTGTCTCTGTGGCGGAGTCTGTCTAGGGGGTCTGTGCCGGCAGTTAGAGACCCTAAACTCACTGCTTATTCCATGACACTGATGGCTGCCCTCTACACACTTATGGGCAAA CATTTGCAAGCTCTGGAGGCATATAAGCTCGCTGCAGCCCTTTTCCATAGCCTTGGCGATGCACAAAATACTGCGAATGCCTTTTGCCACTCTACCAGGATCCTGCTGTATCTGGGCTCCCCTCAGCTTGCACAG GTGGAATTACAAAAAGCAGAACAGAGTTTGACTTCTGTGAAGACCTCTGAGGGCTTGGTTATATCCATGCTGGCTATGCTGCAAAAAGCACAGATAAACTACGCTTTAGGACAG GTGGAGCATGGTGTGTGCTGCCTGATGGAGGTGATAAAGGAATCTGCTCAACATCATTCTAAGAGCTGGTACCTGCTCAGGGCACGAGCACTGCAGACAGCCAGTGAATACTTGAGTCTGGACACACAGGCTTTAGATTCACAGTTACGTCAGAACATCACTCAGAATG GTCTGAAGACTTCAGACACAGCTCAATATGAAGGGTTAAAGCTATTGTGCAGCCTTGTGATGATGTTGCTGGGCAACGGGTTTTATGGTGCCCCTGGACCAAACACAGACTCTCGCTTTGTAGACCAAG GAGACAGTGTTGTTTTTAAATGGCTGTTGCTGAGTGAGGTGCTGGTGTGCTCTGAGAGAATGGTGATCTTGAGGAGCAGCAGTGGAGCCATTAATGAAGCCAAAGCTCAATGTCTAGAGGCTCTCAAACTGGCCACCAAACTGCAGACACTCAGCCA ctgTGCTGAGCTGTTGGTGTTGAAGGCAGAACTGGAGTTGATGAAGGGTGCAACTGAATCTAGTAGTTTGGATCTGGAGCAAGTTAGAAACTTACTTGATCTTTGTACAG ATTTTGGTCAGGGGCAACAGCAGAAGTCTGAGGTGAAAATAAAACCACGCAAAGGTCGGCCAGTTGCCCCTTCTTCCTCTGGTCACACCCttgaagatgatgatgaggaggaggatcTGAGTGGAATCCTTAGCTCTCGTGCCCTTCTCAAGGAGCCTGTGGAAGCCATGTCTAGATTAGGGAGCCAAGGAGCATCTCCTCCTCTGAAGCCCAAACGCCAGCATGGGCTTTCCTGTCTGACCCACACAGAGACCTGCTCCTGTCCCTGCTGCAGTGAACTTAGCGTGGCTCGAGTCAGTATCCACTGGGCACTATTACAGGCAGAGCTCCAGACAGACCCTGAGCACTCCTGTCGACTACGCCAATCTGCCAGGAAACGCTGCCATAGTGTCACAGCTAAGCTCCAAAGCAGTTTGGAAGCCATTATGTGCTCTAAAAAGTCAGCTGCACTGGGTCTGCTCCAGGCAGAAAAGGGCAAAGTGCATTTGGGTGTTGTGCTTCAGCTTCTCCGAACAGGAGACAAAGGTAAAGCAACTGTCCTGTGGGAGGAAATAGAGGCAGGATTGGAGGCAGTGACACACAAAGGGGCACTGAAACCAGAGCTTGGGCCCATCAGAGCTGCTTTACTGGGGGCTAAAGCTGTGGCCTGCTGCTTGACATTAGCCATGAAGAAACAATGTATACCTGAAGAACTCTTTTCTTCTGTATGGGGCTGGAATCCACCAAAAAGTAAACCACAATTAAAACTTAAAACTGAATCAAAGCATCAATCCAAGAGCCCCATTTCTGAAATAGCTCTTCCAGAAGCAGATGTTAAACACCACCCTGACAGTAAGAGTGGATCTGCAGACCATGACAGCAGGAAAACCAAAGAGGCTTCTGTAGTTTCAAAGAAAACTAAGGACTTGGTGCCCAAAATTACCATCACAAAATCCTCCATGGTTTTCAAAACGCCCAAAGCAACAAGGACATCCCGGTCCAAATCTGTCTCCACAAGCACTGGTGTTGGTGACTTAAGAGCGTTTGCCTTCACTAATGAGGTGCCTGAAATTTCTGTCAACTTCACCCCCTCTGTACCCACATCTGCCAGCCGACATAGGATTACAAAGTCAAAAGCTGCTTCAAAGGCATCGTTTGAGATTTACAAAGATTCTTCTCCTGCAGAAGAGAAAACTGTGGCCGTGCCAGCTGCGCCTAAACGGACCAAGCGTTCTCGCTTTAAG GTCGAGTTTAGTGATGAAAGTGATGCTGAAGCTGCACCTCCTGCTGTAGTGGAAAAGTCTGAGAAAAAGCAAAATGCCTGTAACTCCAAAACATCTCGCACCCTGAAACCAGCCCTGAACACCACCCCTAGTGACGCCAAAGTTGTGATCCCCACTGTAGAACCAGAACCTCTCCGGCGGTCACGGACAACTAAGAAAAGCACTGCCCTCGCCTCTACCAGCTGCCTCTCCTCTGAGGAAGAAACTGCTGCATCTTCCCAGACACGCACGCGCAGAGGACGATCAAAAAAGAGTCAGAGTTCAGAGGTCACAGAAGGGCCAGAGAAGATGAGGATGATTAAAGAAGATGAGGATGAGGTTCTGTTAGATGTCAGTCTGGAGGAACTCAGAGGGTCTGactcagaaataaatgatagag GCAGCCCAGATGCTGATTGTGAGGTCTTGAGGAGAGATCTGGCTGCAGATTTTGGGCGAGAGGGTTTCCGTGAGCTCAGAAGAACTGGACAAAATGGCTCTGGATCTCACACAACACTACCACATGCATCTACACCGTTAG ACCTGTCCGTAGAGGCTGTCCAGTTGTACTTGCGTTCCTCTTGGCTTCTTCTCCACCACTTCCCACCTCCCTCGCTTTATCCCCATGTCTGCTCACTTCTTGCTCAGTCAATCGGCCAGACCGATCCCATCACTACAGCAATGCTGCATGCCCAGTCACTGGGTGTGTCCACTCGCCACCATATGACCCGTCATGTGGTTAGTCAATTCAG GAAGCTGAAGAAATCTTGTAATGATGTAGCAGAAGGTCTTGGCGCTCTGAGTCTGGAGGAAACATCTGGGGCGACACAGTCTCAGAAACTCTCTGCGCTTGAGAAGATCTTTTCCTTTGCCTCATCAGACCCCACACAATTCCCACAGACACACTGTcagcagttcacacagcagatGAAAGATCTTCCAGCAG GAATAACAGTGTGCATGCTGTCACTTGTGGGGGTGTATCCTGATGAAATTGGCAGCACTATTCTTCTGACTCGACTGGAGCGTGGCTCTACCCCAATCACTGTTCGAATCCCTACTGCAAACAGAGAG CGCTCTGTTGCCATGCTGCTGGAAGAAATGGATGGCGTCTTGAAGGGTCAAAAAGAAGTGAGCATGGTGGCTGAGAAATCGCAGTGGTGGGAAGGCAGAAAGTCATTGGATGTCCGTGTGGAG AAAATGCTCGAGGATATGGAAGAGGCTTTAGGGGTGTGGCGAACTCTACTCCTGCCTTTAACCTCGGACCCTGAGCTTGAAGTTCAGGTGAAGTGCTTCCAAAAGGCACTGAAAGGAACAAAGATCACACAGGATATTCTCAGG GTGGTTCTCTCGGCATCCCCACTCCTGTCCCCGCCAGACGTGCAGTGTCTTGCAGAGGGAATGGGTCAGCAGGACAAAGACTTCCTGAGGCTTCTGCAATGCAGTGTGACTAAACTTAGAGGAAGGGAGGAGCCACAGGGACATACAGTTCTTATCTTAGACAAG TACTTGCAAAGGTTGCCATGGGAGAACATTGCTTGTCTGAAGTTTTGTTCTGTCACTCGTATGCCCTCATTACATGCAGTACTTGGACACAGTCATCTGAAAGGG ATGGATTCAAGTTGTGTTCTGTCCTGTGGTGTGAACCCCAAGAAAGTTTACTATGTGCTAAACCCAGATGGAAACCTACCTGATACTGAGAATCGCTTTAAAGAATGGTTTACTGG tGAGCGGGCGTGGCAAGGGGTTTGTGGATCCGCTCCTGATCCAGATAAACTACATGAGGCTGTAACCACCAGAGACCTCTACAT TTACATAGGACATGGTGCAGGTGCCCGTTTTCTGGATGCTCAGAGGGTTCTGAAGGGGCCTGTGCGGGCAGTAGCTCTTCTGTTTGGCTGTAGTAGTGCTGCTCTCAGTGTACTTGGCCATCAGGAGGGAACGGGCATCATCCTCAGCTACCTGACTGCAGGATG CCCATTAGTGCTTGGCAACCTGTGGGATGTGACGGATCGTGATTTGGATCGTTTCACATCGGCTCTGCTCCAGTCCTGGCTCTCTTCTGGGTCTGGCTCCTCCCTTCTTAAGCATTTAGCCCAATCACGCAATGCCACACATTTAAAACATATAATTGGTGCTGCACCCATTGCATATGGTTTGCCTGTGCATATTCACTAG